One window of Papilio machaon chromosome 18, ilPapMach1.1, whole genome shotgun sequence genomic DNA carries:
- the LOC106709781 gene encoding antichymotrypsin-2 translates to MRQLLLVLCLAVGLSNALWLRQGRSDQPKDTRFIGEATNELSTTIFQGYIDDSNNLAFSPLGYAAILAILAEGAKGETKNQLVSALHLPENPNLTRTTFRYIMERLKNTNEYKYNQPELKNFFYIYKNYTINEDYKKILEDYYLTEVRSVERYHSELNKSDDDSEVSETKEDNETKDEISEPLALKDPEEKYITFAMEDKPEKVDISHVGYKPAKNIKEKIKLVKAYSKKEKEESEDEEETMVAVEARNSARSLKILHDKNDISSIVSVNSVGKKSGKPSKSNSLMIIFNGMYFRGSWKQPFEVVEPGVFYKSNTVKKQVPMMKTTGTFKTSSLPDLDSEALMLPYDGGRYALLVVVPRSRDGLTRLIADLPSVPIADIQETMIDEELQVSLPSFYVETTTKPVAALAKFGVSNIFSREAELSGVSEDEGLFVQELVQHVAVRVDNANSAANELSAANPGIESLKNAPFYEERSPRRFCVEHPFIFYIMDRLDNLVVVAGKVTDPQQPTTFEV, encoded by the exons ATGCGACAGTTACTATTAG TTTTATGCTTGGCCGTGGGTCTTAGTAATGCATTATGGTTGAGACAAGGCCGGTCCGATCAGCCCAAAGACACCAGATTCATCGGGGAGGCGACAAACGAACTTTCTACAACTATTTTCCAG GGTTACATCGACGATAGTAACAACCTTGCTTTCTCACCACTTGGATATGCTGCTATTCTCGCAATCCTAGCAGAAGGTGCTAAAGGCGAGACGAAAAACCAATTGGTTTCAGCGTTGCATTTGCCCGAAAATCCAAATTTAACAAGAACTACATTCCGTTATATAATGGAAAGgctaaaaaatacaaatgaataCAAGTATAATCAACCTGAATTGAAgaatttcttttacatttacaaaaattatactatcAATGAGGACTACAAGAAAATCTTAGAAGATTACTATTTAACTGAGGTACGATCTGTTGAAAGATATCACTCTGAATTGAACAAATCTGACGACGATAGTGAAGTATCCGAGACAAAAGAAGACAATGAAACAAAGGACGAAATTTCAGAACCTCTAGCCCTTAAAGATCCAGAAGAGAAGTATATCACGTTTGCAATGGAAGATAAGCCAGAAAAAGTTGATATTTCACATGTAGGATACAAACCAGCAAAGAATATCAAAGAGAAGATTAAGCTTGTTAAAGCATACtccaaaaaagaaaaagaagagtCCGAAGACGAAGAAGAGACTATGGTTGCAGTGGAAGCTAGAAATAGTGCTAGAAGTTTAAAAATCCTgcatgataaaaatgacatctCCTCAATAGTTTCTGTGAATAGCGTTGGCAAAAAATCCGGCAAac CATCAAAATCAAACTCGCTTATGATAATCTTCAATGGCATGTACTTCCGAGGTTCATGGAAACAGCCATTCGAGGTTGTCGAGCCTGGCGTTTTTTACAAATCTAATACAGTGAAGAAGCAAGTTCCAATGATGAAGACGACAGGGACATTTAAGACTAGCTCTTTGCCTGATTTGGACAGTGAAGCACTTATGTTACCTTATGac GGAGGTCGATATGCTCTGCTGGTTGTTGTGCCTCGCTCACGGGATGGTCTTACACGTCTTATCGCTGATTTACCTTCTGTACCCATTGCTGATATTCAAGAGACGATGATCGATGAAGAATTACAAGTTTCGTTGCCTTCATTCTACGTGGAAACAACTACAAAACCAGTCGCTGCTCTTGCTAAG TTTGGTGTGAGCAACATCTTCAGTCGCGAGGCCGAGCTGTCAGGTGTGTCGGAGGACGAGGGTCTTTTCGTGCAAGAGTTGGTACAGCATGTCGCCGTCCGCGTGGATAACGCAAATTCTGCTGCCAATGAACTTTCTG CTGCCAATCCAGGAATAGAATCATTAAAGAATGCTCCCTTCTATGAAGAGAGGTCACCTCGTCGCTTCTGTGTCGAACATCCTTTCATTTTCTACATCATGGACCGTCTCGACAACCTCGTAGTGGTCGCTGGCAAGGTGACTGATCCACAACAGCCAACCACATTCGAAGTTTGA
- the LOC106709762 gene encoding uncharacterized protein LOC106709762, protein MESDKENLNKWIDKTRIPLPVQPLPALPKHLLKSDQKRVPLRNLNSVDLVAGSSRSYGKFVPYKQNVQKQNTGGDKFVTLRQKNDDLDWDLKLINDKNKDKEDSIISVSDDSFSEKENLGNVEAKRNNTPYKSPILEPNKFKNIKRSLKRPHSRELQGLSPLGPTGKKGDEKHKRRLKFDENFRHLQPPEYSKSIRMKCLHSDYANDMFEYLLSVETPGQVSILPTISRACVLNWLMKVNGPRGNPAVVQTACWYLDSVLCGRVVQVDQLQLVAAACFWIAQKIHGPIALASKLVKYSNRAFSCNQLRKTEMGILNRLKFPKQPIVPQDFITYLSWVSNKSCFGEIEIAATFLCMSALMIDKSFSTELPSVIAGACVRNALIALGDRDSIQRLHSCPIFQEIQNKTENVCAICSRLRRAVGVVAENNFEYKAPIELFGAGPHYIAQKVIKFVKDTVAVNCT, encoded by the exons ATGGAGTCCGATAAAGAGAATTTGAATAAATGGATCGATAAAACAAGGATCCCTTTACCAGTACAACCGTTACCGGCTTTACCGAAGCATCTATTAAAAAGTGATCAGAAAAGAGTTCCGTTAAGAAATCTCAATAGCGTCGATCTTGTAGCCGGATCGAGTCGGTCGTATGGAAAATTCGTACcttacaaacaaaatgttcaaaaacaaaacacaggAGGCGATAAGTTTGTAACTTTAAGACAAAAGAATGATGACCTCGATTGGGaccttaaacttataaatgaCAAGAATAAAGACAAAGAAGATAGTATAATATCAGTTAGTGATGACAGTTTTagtgaaaaagaaaatttaggTAACGTTGAAGCGAAAAGGAATAACACACCTTACAAATCGCCGATATTAGAAccgaataaatttaaaaatataaaaagaagtttaaaaCGACCACATAGTCGGGAGCTGCAAGGACTTTCACCATTGGGACCGACAGGAAAGAAAGGGGACGAGAAACATAAGCGACGTTTGAAATTCGATGAGAATTTTCGCCATCTGCAACCCCCAGAATATAGTAAGTCAATTCGAAT GAAGTGTTTGCATAGCGACTACGCGAATGATATGTTTGAATACTTGCTGAGTGTTGAGACACCAGGCCAAGTCTCCATCCTGCCAACTATCAGTCGCGCTTGCGTTCTCAATTGGCTCATGAAAGTTAAT GGTCCTCGAGGAAATCCGGCGGTAGTCCAGACCGCATGTTGGTATTTGGACTCCGTACTCTGCGGTCGTGTGGTCCAAGTAGACCAGTTGCAGTTGGTAGCCGCGGCATGCTTCTGGATAGCGCAAAAGATTCACGGCCCCATTGCGTTGGCCTCCAAACTCGTCAAGTACTCTAATAGAGCCTTCAGCTGCAACCAACTCAGGAAGACTGAAATGGGAATCTTAAATAGGCTG aaattcCCCAAACAACCGATAGTGCCTCAAGATTTCATCACGTACTTATCATGGGTTTCAAACAAATCTTGCTTCGGGGAAATTGAAATAGCTGCAACCTTTCTGTGCATGTCTGCTCTGATGATTGATAAGTCCTTCAGCACTGAATTGCCATCAGTCATCGCAGGAGCATGTGTACGAAATGCTCTCATAGCGCTGGGAGACCGAGACTCTATTCAGCGTCTTCATAGTTGTCCaat ATTTCAAGAAATACAGAATAAAACGGAGAACGTGTGTGCAATATGTTCGCGGTTGCGTCGAGCTGTCGGTGTTGTTGCAGAAAACAATTTCGAATACAAAGCGCCAATCGAGCTGTTCGGTGCTGGTCCACATTACATAGCGCAAAAGgtgattaaatttgtaaaagataCAGTCGCCGTCAACTGTACATAG
- the LOC106709770 gene encoding facilitated trehalose transporter Tret1 — MPPNFLLLDLGMAISFATIAVPSLLNAKEGLSLDETQASWFGSLSYLTQPVGALLSGPIVDFCGRKRANFLVNIPHLVAWILLYFSWDLPSLFIANGLLGLGTGIMEAPINSYVGEISEPSVRGALCTLTQLFTSIGIFVMYFLGTVVDWRTAALISLVVPVSSMAFVFLVPETPVWLLSRGREKEALKSLCYLRGWTKPEDVKEEFDELVEYSKKLQKCVICDKIDDVTKSCEHYKMNTFKRSMYKFRYVMLCKETMRPLVLVMMYFLFFVMSGLAPIRPNMVNICGALGMAQDGKVVVLMVGIITFLTALVVVMLIKVVGKRKLAISAMLGTAIFCAALSAYARKNLAESVYSYDTSTFPTEKSYLPLVLFYMVATFTGLAVPWVLLGEVFPFRSRASAQGIAAASNYIFSFLGAKTFIDLEVNLKLWGTFATYSGFGFLGTIYLYFYLPETEGKTLQEIEDFYNEDKSRTFADDPFINFFKRFKRKKYSM; from the exons ATGCCGCCAAACTTTCTTCTACTGGACCTCGGTATGGCGATTAGTTTCGCCACAATTGCAGTACCAAGTCTACTTAACGCTAAAGAAGGATTATCCTTGGATGAAACACAAGCATCTTGGTTTG GTAGTCTTTCTTATTTAACCCAGCCAGTCGGTGCGTTACTGTCAGGTCCAATAGTAGACTTTTGCGGTCGTAAAAGGGCTAACTTCTTGGTCAACATCCCGCATCTTGTAGCTTGGATACTCCTGTATTTCTCATGGGATCTACCTTCTCTATTCATCGCTAATGGACTCCTGGGATTAGGAACTGGTATCATGGAAGCACCGATCAACTCTTATGTGGGAGAGATCAG TGAGCCATCAGTGCGCGGTGCTCTTTGTACTTTGACACAACTATTTACATCAATCGGTATATTCGTCATGTACTTTTTGGGCACTGTAGTCGACTGGCGAACAGCGGCTCTAATTAGTCTCGTCGTACCTGTCAGCTCTATGGCTTTCGTATTCTTG GTCCCAGAAACGCCAGTTTGGTTACTTTCTAGAGGAAGAGAAAAGGAAGCGTTAAAGTCGCTGTGTTATTTGAGAGGCTGGACTAAACCAGAAGACGTTAAAGAGGAATTCGATGAGCTAGTTGAGTATAGCAAGAAACTCCAGAAGTGTGTCATTTGTGACAAGATTGATGATGTAACGAAGAGTTGTGAACACTATAAGATGAATACATTTAAGAG atCGATGTACAAATTCAGATACGTGATGTTGTGTAAAGAGACGATGAGACCATTAGTGCTGGTGATGATGTACTTCCTATTCTTCGTGATGAGCGGCCTCGCACCCATACGGCCCAACATGGTGAACATCTGCGGCGCACTCGGCATGGCGCAAGACGGGAAAGTTGTTGTT ctTATGGTTGGCATCATAACCTTCTTAACTGCCCTTGTAGTGGTGATGTTAATAAAAGTGGTTGGTAAGCGGAAGCTAGCGATATCAGCGATGCTCGGTACTGCCATCTTCTGCGCCGCTCTCAGCGCCTACGCTAGAAAGAATCTCGCAGAATCCGTTTATTCCTATGACACTAGTACTTTCCCAACGGAAAAAAGCTACTTACCTTTGGTGTTGTTCTATATGGTGGCTACGTTCACCGGACTCGCCGTGCCTTGGGTATTGCTAGGAGAAGTGTTTCCTTTTAG gagTCGTGCCTCAGCTCAAGGTATCGCAGCGGCTAGcaattacatatttagtttTCTCGGCGCGAAAACATTTATAGACTTAGAGGTCAATTTAAAGTTATGGGGCACGTTTGCAACTTATTCAGGGTTCGGTTTCCTCGGCACTATATATTTGTACTTCTATTTGCCCGAAACTGAAGGTAAAACGCTACAAGAAATAGAAGACTTCTACAATGAAGATAAATCAAGAACATTCGCCGATGATCcgtttataaatttctttaagagattcaaaagaaaaaagtattcgatgtaa
- the LOC106709780 gene encoding leukocyte elastase inhibitor-like, with product MILKLIIASILIWKAGSQKYQSNNGFERFILSNIPQFNIGPYGGSSYSPRFSQNTDQSYLNNGLGERLSDYQSNARTQPPIQKNKLQSQQTVFQPSVQQQKQTQIQSNKKIVAIPLQLQQPQNLQLQLQQQNTQTQLEIDQQAVQQQSNLQQQSNYYQQNQQQQHKNFQQNVQPQYQQNLKPQQQNYLQNQQNQQQVYPQNKQQIYPQNQQQIYPQNQQQIYPQNQQQIYPQNQQQIYPQNQQQIYPQNQQTQQQLPQVLQSQVYGSNNQNYYSGQTNTQSINTDLTSKFGNDNTGKTSQNANYNNETLAITKFGLKLFKAVISQGNSVISPYSVALLLALVQQGSSGYTQQEITTALQLTPDASQTLFKGLTAFMKKRGSRNILKIASNIYVANGFILDKKFKSNAINAFGSDVTSANFNDPYGTSARINNWVSEKTSHKITNLLTPESITPESLMVLVNAVYFKGSWDIKFRPEMTQDSIFTLRDGSQKLAKFMHATRMVRTDVDPVLKSQILILPFEGSEYSMMFILPLKGNDVNNVLLSLTEPQLYSYQNLGPKEVKIKIPKFSVKQDSDVQTVLSALGLWTMFSNEAELSGIGQKNGISPRISTGVHSALLSIDENGGSATAATSLSVVALSYDDPSTSFTADRPFLAILWDNKLTTPLFMAKVEDPES from the exons atgattttaaaac TAATAATAGCTTCTATATTAATATGGAAAGCAGGTTCCCAGAAATATCAATCAAATAATGGCTTTGAACGATTTATTCTATCAAATATTCCGCAATTTAACATAGGTCCGTATGGCGGTAGCTCATATTCGCCACGCTTTTCTCAGAATACGGAtcaatcatatttaaataatggaCTGGGAGAAAGATTATCAGATTACCAATCCAACGCACGGACTCAACCACCAattcagaaaaataaattgcaatcACAACAGACCGTTTTTCAACCTAGTGTTCAACAACAAAAGCAAACACAAATTCAatctaacaaaaaaattgtagccaTCCCGTTACAATTGCAACAACcacaaaatttacaattacaacTGCAACAACAGAACACACAAACACAACTGGAAATAGACCAACAAGCCGTGCAACAACAATCAAACCTACAGCAACAGTCAAATTATTACCAACAAAACCAGCAACAACAGCATAAAAATTTCCAACAAAATGTACAACCACAGTACCAACAGAATTTAAAGCCACAGCAACAGAATTATCTCCAAAATCAGCAAAACCAACAACAGGTTTATCCACAAAACAAACAACAGATTTATCCCCAAAACCAACAACAGATTTATCCCCAAAACCAACAACAGATTTATCCCCAAAACCAACAACAGATTTATCCCCAAAACCAACAACAGATTTATCCCCAAAACCAACAACAAATTTATCCCCAAAATCAGCAAACCCAACAACAGCTGCCTCAAGTTCTACAATCTCAAGTTTACGGatcaaataatcaaaattattattcggGACAAACGAATACGCAATCAATAAACACCGATCTAACATCGAAATTTGGCAATGACAATACCGGAAAAACAAGCCAAAATGCAAATTACAACAACGAAACCCTGGCTATAACTAAATTTGGTCTGAAATTGTTTAag GCCGTAATTAGCCAGGGAAATAGTGTGATATCACCGTATTCAGTCGCATTACTTTTAGCACTTGTACAACAAGGTTCGTCAGGGTACACGCAACAAGAAATCACCACGGCTCTACAATTGACTCCAGATGCATCAcaaacattgtttaaaggacTTACAGCTTTTATGAAG AAACGTGGGTCTCGCAACATTCTGAAGATTGCAAGCAACATTTATGTAGCAAATGGCTTTATACTTGATAAGAAGTTCAAATCAAATGCTATCAATGCTTTCGGCAGTGACGTCACCAGTGCGAACTTCAACGATCCTTACGGAACCTCGGCAAGGATAAACAATTGGGTGTCTGAAAAAACGAGTCACAAGATTACAAATCTCTTGACACCAG AGTCGATTACGCCGGAGAGTTTAATGGTACTGGTGAATGCTGTATACTTCAAAGGCAGTTGGGATATAAAGTTCAGACCAGAGATGACACAGGACAGTATCTTCACCCTAAGAGATGGATCTCAGAAGTTAGCGAAATTTATGCACGCGACAAGAATGGTCAGAACAGACGTCGATCCTGTACTAAAGTCACAAATATTGATACTTCCATTCGAG GGCAGTGAATACTCCATGATGTTTATACTTCCACTGAAGGGAAACGATGTCAATAACGTACTTCTATCATTGACGGAGCCACAACTCTACTCATACCAGAACCTTGGACCTAaggaagttaaaattaaaatcccCAAGTTTAGTGTCAAACAAGACAGTGACGTACAAACGGTTTTAAGTGCG CTTGGTCTTTGGACAATGTTTAGTAATGAAGCAGAACTGAGTGGGATTGGTCAAAAGAATGGAATATCACCGCGTATCTCAACTGGTGTACACAGCGCGCTTCTATCTATTGACGAGAACGGAGGTTCTGCTACCGCTGCCACTTCTCTATCTGTAGTTGCTCTTTCCTACGACGATCCTTCAACATCTTTTACCGCCGACCGACCCTTCCTCGCAATACTCTGGGATAATAAACTTACCACACCCCTCTTTATGGCCAAAGTAGAAGATCCGGAATCATAA
- the LOC106709769 gene encoding facilitated trehalose transporter Tret1, protein MVLKVQMEQMSPAVSRFRSIASQIISSLSPNFLLLDLGMAISFPTIALPVLLNAREGLSVNDVQASWFGSLSSLTQPFGAFLSGPIVDFLGRRRANFVVNLPHIIAWILMYFSWDLPSLFMANALLGLGTGIMEAPINAYVGEISEPSIRGSLSTFTQLFLSLGTFAMYFLGAVVDWRSAALISLAIPISSMALVLLVPETPVWLLSRGREKDALNSLCKLRGWTTPEHVREEFDQLVEYSKKLQNCVICYKLYNRDTQTCEHVTMNPIRRSLYKFRYVMLAKETLRPLIFVMVYFMFYVMSGLTPIKPNMVNICGAFGMAQEGKDIVLNVGIITICCSILVIASIRYVGKRKMAITSLLGTAISCAALSIYAKYNLDDSVFSYDTNTFPKETSYVPLILFYIMAFFTGFNLPWVLVGEVFPFRSRASAQGIAAASNYVFTFLGAKSLIDLEVYGQLWGTFAVYAAFGFVGTIYLYFFLPETEGMSLEDIEVFFNGDKIQMFANDPVINTLKRLKKRNVNQ, encoded by the exons atggTGTTAAAAGTGCAAATGGAACAAATGAGTCCTGCTGTAAGCAGATTCAGGAGTATTGCTTCACAG ataATATCATCCTTGTCTCCAAATTTTCTTCTCCTGGATCTTGGAATGGCGATAAGTTTTCCAACGATAGCATTGCCAGTTCTACTTAACGCCCGGGAAGGCTTGTCCGTAAATGACGTGCAAGCATCTTGGTTTG gCAGTTTATCATCGCTTACTCAACCATTCGGCGCATTCCTTTCTGGGCCCATTGTGGATTTCCTAGGAAGAAGAAGGGCTAATTTCGTAGTAAATCTGCCTCACATAATAGCCTggattttaatgtatttttcatgGGATTTACCTTCTCTCTTTATGGCCAATGCTTTGCTGGGATTAGGAACTGGTATTATGGAAGCTCCGATTAACGCATATGTTGGTGAAATCAG TGAGCCGTCAATTCGTGGATCACTATCAACATTTACTCAGCTGTTCCTGTCACTGGGCACATTTGCGATGTATTTCCTCGGAGCAGTGGTGGACTGGCGGAGTGCCGCTCTAATTAGTCTGGCTATACCTATCAGTTCTATGGCTCTTGTGCTTTTG GTACCAGAGACTCCAGTTTGGCTGCTTTCACGCGGTAGGGAGAAGGATGCTTTAAATTCTCTATGCAAGCTGCGAGGTTGGACGACGCCGGAGCACGTTAGAGAGGAGTTTGATCAATTGGTGGAGTACAGTAAAAAACTACAGAACTGTGTCATTTGCTACAAATTATACAACAGAGACACACAAACATGTGAACATGTTACAATGAACCCTATTAGGAG ATCATTGTACAAGTTTAGATACGTGATGCTTGCGAAAGAGACACTAAGACCTTTGATTTTTGTGATGGTCTACTTTATGTTTTACGTTATGAGCGGCCTCACTCCCATCAAGCCCAATATGGTTAACATCTGTGGCGCGTTCGGTATGGCTCAAGAGGGAAAAGATATTGTT CTGAATGTCGGCATCATAACTATTTGCTGCAGCATCCTCGTCATAGCGTCCATCAGATACGTTGGCAAACGCAAGATGGCCATCACCTCTTTGCTCGGCACCGCTATATCCTGCGCCGCATTGAGTATCTACGCTAAATACAATCTGGATGATTCCGTATTCTCCTACGACACCAATACGTTTCCTAAGGAAACGAGCTATGTGCCTTTAATACTCTTTTACATTATGGCATTCTTTACCGGATTCAATTTACCATGGGTTCTTGTTGGAGAAGTTTTCCCATTCAG aAGTCGAGCTTCAGCCCAAGGTATCGCAGCAGCAAGTAATTACGTTTTCACATTTCTCGGAGCCAAGTCACTCATAGATCTGGAGGTTTACGGACAGTTGTGGGGTACATTTGCGGTGTACGCGGCTTTTGGATTCGTCGGCACGATATACCTGTACTTCTTCCTGCCAGAAACGGAAGGCATGAGTCTAGAAGATATTGAAGTTTTCTTCAACGGcgataaaatacaaatgtttgcgAACGATCCTGTCATAAACAcattaaaaaggttaaaaaaaagaaatgttaaccaataa